GAACACAGTTCCCCAGCTCAGTGTCCACCGTCGCCAGCTCGTGACGGGACAGGTGCTCCACGATTCCCGCTCCGATAGAGTCACCTAGAACATTAGTGGTGGTGCGCAGACGgtccctgagagagagagggttacaTCATATTAACATTGCTGATGGTGGACCTTCTGGAAAGTACTTGATCACAGCTATTGATTATTATCTGACGATAAACAGTGCGTAAAAGATGAACACACTCAGCGACCTAAGACAACCTTACCTGCTTTCTCAATACCGGAtgctcagagaaagagagggaaagagagagagatgaacaccTCTATAACTCATTACTATACACACCTATATAACTCACtattacacacctctataactcactattacacacctctataactcattactattacacacctctataactcactattacacacctctataactcattactattacacacctctataactcactattacacacctctataacTCATTACTATACACACCTCTATAACTCACtattacacacctctataactcactattacacacctctataactcactattacacacctctataactcactattacacacctctataacTCACACTTACAAACAACTATAAATTACCATTACACACCTCTATGATTGACAATTACACGGCTCTTTAAATCCCTATTTCACATCTTTATAACTCACtattacacacctctataaaTTACCATTTCACACCTCTATAACTCactattacacacttctataactcaCTATTTCACAGGTCTATAATTCACTATTAGACACCTCTATATCTCACTATTACATAGCTCTATAACTCACTACTAGACATCTCTCTAACACATTCTTAGACACCTCTGTAATTCACTATTAGACACCTCTATAACTCACTATTATACACACATCTACAACTTACTGCTATACACACCTCTATAATTCACTACTACACACACCTCTATAGCTCACTATTATACAAACCTATATAACTCACTATTATACACCTCTACACTCACTATTCAACTCCTCTAACTCACTATTATACACCTCTATAACTCTATATCTCTATAATTCAGTGTTATATAACCAACTGTCCACAGTGCTAAAGCTCTTCTCTGGTAATCCTCCCTTTATACCAGTAACTTCACCGGTGACTTTACCACAGCAACGTTAATATGGCTTTCACCACCTTGATGTTCTGAGGTGCACAGCTTTTTTCTAATGCAAACGTGAAAACAGTGTTAGGCAGATTTTGTGCTGCAGTTCTTATGTTTATCTGAGTCTCCATCTCCTCTGGAACACCGAGCCTCATTGTCCAAATGTTGTTCATGAGAAATTCCTTCTTAAACCTACTTACACAATTCTGACAAAGACTCTGACTCACCATGTTCTCTTATGTGGGATtagttcttaggtaagaacagaatctacacacaatcaagagcacaaaggagagaacagttctgcgctttaagaataCAACATGAATCTGATGGAAcctttttcttagaacctttctcaGCAACACACTTAAGAACAGACTAAAGACTGTATTGGAGAACAAGGCCTATAGATGTTACTGTATGGAACACTTTTCTcatgttttattacaataaATCCAAAAGCACTTACAGCAACCAATCAACTGCAATGATTagtgtgatgtcatcagtgggCAGTCCTACTGAGGTCAGCACTATCACCATGGTAACCAGTCCAGCCTGAGGGATTCCAGCTGCTCCGATACTGGCGGCTGTAGCTGTGATACTGACACGACACGTACACAATTACAATAAACAACATGGCgtaataaaacaattaaaacacaagaaagacaaatacacacaaagtgTAGCCACATAAAAGCCTAATACCCAGCAATCCATCCACAAAAGTGTATTGTTGTGAGGTTCAATTTATATCAcattacctacatttagagtcggttattcattcagtctaatgagaaactgtagaacggactcggtttatatcacaatacctacatttagagtcggttattcattcagtctaatgagaaactgtagaacggactcggtttatatcacaatacctacatttagagccggttattcattcagtctaatgagaaactgtagaacggactcggtttatatcacaatacctacatttagagtcggttattcattcagtctaatgagaaactgtagaacggactcggtttatatcacaatacctacatttagagtcggttattcattcagcctaatgagaaactgtagaacggactcggtttatatcacaatacctacatttagagtcggttattcattcagcctaatgagaaactgtagaacggactcggtttatatcacaatacctacatttagagtcggttattcattcagtctaacgagaaactgtagaacagactcggtttatatcacaatacctacatttagagccggttattcattcagcctaatgagaaactgtagaacggactcggtttatatcacaatacctacatttagagccggttattcattcagtctaacgagaaactgtagaacggactcggtttatatcacaatacctacatttagagccagttattcattcagcctaacgagaaactgtagaacagactcggtttatatcacaatacctacatttagagtcggttattcattcagtctaacgagaaactgtagaacggactcggtttatatcacaatacctacatttagagtcggttattcattcagtctaacgagaaactgtagaacagactcggtttatatcacaatacctacatttagagccggttattcattcagcctaacgagaaactgtagaacggactcggtttatatcacaatacctacatttagagccggttattcattcagtctaacgagaaactgtagaacggactcggtttatatcacaatacctacatttagagtcggttattcattcagtctaacgagaaactgtagaacggactcggtttatatcacaatacctacatttagagccagttattcattcagcctaacgagaaactgtagaacagactcggtttatatcacaatacctacatttagagtcggttattcattcagtctaatgagaaactgtagaacggactcggtttatatcacaatacctacatttagagtcggttattcattcagcctaatgagaaactgtagaacagactcggtttatatcacaatacctacatttagagccggttattcattcagcctaatgagaaactgtagaacggactcggtttatatcacaatacctacatttagagccggttattcattcagcctaatgagaaactgtagaacggactcggtttatatcacaatacctacatttagagtcggttattcattcatatgaattattacatattgcatgtacatttgtctgtctgtgtaatgTCATTCTGAACTGTCAGCTGTGTTGCAGTGGCCTGTGACTGTGTCTACACTCGGTGAACCTCTGTACCTGATGGTCAGTATCTGTCCGAAGTTGAGGTCCATTTCATTTACTTGAGCGATGAATATGGCGGCCAGCGCCTCGTACAGTGCCGTCCCATCCATGTTTATGGTGGCTCCCACTGGTAGGACAAACCGCGTCACACGTTTATCTACACCGTTATTCTCCTCCAGACACTTGAAGGTGATGGGCAGAGTGGCCGAGCTGCTCACAGACACAGTGCAGGGTTTAGTGCTCACAGGCTGGGCTGTGAGGTTAGTAAGAGCAGGTGTACAGGTCTGCAGGTGTATAGGTGTACATGTGTGCAGATGTACAGGTATGCAGGTGTTCAGGTATGCAGGTGTACAAGCAAGAAGGGTTATAGGTATGTAGGTGTACAGGCATGCAGGTGTGCAGGTATGCAGGTGTGCAGGTATGCTAGTAGGTGTACATGAGTGCAGATGTTTTACAGGTGTGGTTGTACAGGTGTGCAGATGCATTATAAGTGCAGATGGCAGAAATACTACAGATACAAATACACAGATAACAGTGTGTAAATGCTTTACAGGTGCGGGTGTGCAAGTGTACTTTTACTGCAGGTGTAGGTGTACAGGTATGCAGATGTGTTAGAGGTGCAGGTGTAGAGGTGTGCTCCTCACCTGGAGGAGGTGCCCAGAGCAGTGACGAGAGCCTGCAGCAGTCCTCCGATGAACACAAAGGGATTTTTGCGGGTAACCAGGAAGTAGAGAGCGGGCAGAACGACCACGCCGTGTATTAGCAGGCCGACGATGACCGTTACAGTGTACATGCCCAGCTGCCCCCCCATCACAGAGAGATCCTCCATCTCCACTATCTTCCCTGCAATCAGGAACAGGATCCCCACAGGAGCGTACCTGTCCACAGGTAAACCACAGTTACACATAAACTGACAACACATCAGACACAGGGTTCCCAACAGTTAATTACTCATGAATGAAACGTTTCACGCTGCAGACGCTTCTTCTGGAAGTGATCACTCATTTGAGAATGGTCTGTAATGAAATAACGAGAcgtcttcactccagagaaaagAGTTATTCGCACCTTCTCATGCTGTTCATTAAGGACGTCCGGCTCCGATTAAACCTACAAACACCCTGAATGACCACATGTCTAACCCTAACATCTGTGTGGCTAATCGAGCTTCAAACAAAAACCCAGAGGGCTTTGAGAAGTTCTCAAATAGTCAGACATGACCTCTGACTCCTAACCCCATGACCTTTGCCAACCCCCCACTCACCACATAATGATGGCCACCAGCCTCATGATGGCCTCGTTGAGACAGTCGAAGAAGTCCCGCAGCGGCTGGCCCTGCTCCTTCATGCTGCCGATGATGAGGCCGAAGCTCATGGAGAAGACCACCAGGCCCAGAGCGTTGATACCGTTCACCGTGCCCAACACCGGGATGGCCTCCTCGTAACTGAGCTCAGACTCGTTACCGGTGCCGTTCACGTCCACCTTCACCGTCACCACGCGCTTACCGTACTGAGTCCTAAACTGAGGGGAGGTCTCAAAATGAGGCCACAGCCAGTCTCCTCCGCTACACCAGAGTCAATT
This sequence is a window from Pygocentrus nattereri isolate fPygNat1 chromosome 20, fPygNat1.pri, whole genome shotgun sequence. Protein-coding genes within it:
- the LOC108416161 gene encoding excitatory amino acid transporter 1-like — translated: WCSGGDWLWPHFETSPQFRTQYGKRVVTVKVDVNGTGNESELSYEEAIPVLGTVNGINALGLVVFSMSFGLIIGSMKEQGQPLRDFFDCLNEAIMRLVAIIMWYAPVGILFLIAGKIVEMEDLSVMGGQLGMYTVTVIVGLLIHGVVVLPALYFLVTRKNPFVFIGGLLQALVTALGTSSSSATLPITFKCLEENNGVDKRVTRFVLPVGATINMDGTALYEALAAIFIAQVNEMDLNFGQILTISITATAASIGAAGIPQAGLVTMVIVLTSVGLPTDDITLIIAVDWLLDRLRTTTNVLGDSIGAGIVEHLSRHELATVDTELGNCVLAENQEKKTPYKLISQNNDDRLPDSETKM